In one Corallococcus silvisoli genomic region, the following are encoded:
- a CDS encoding CTP synthase, whose amino-acid sequence MRSKKTKFIFVTGGVVSSLGKGLASASIGALLENRGLDITLIKLDPYINVDPGTMSPFQHGEVFVTEDGGETDMDLGHYERFTHARMSRLNNFTSGRIYNAVITKERRGEYLGKTVQVIPHITDEIKASIRQASQDVDVVIVEVGGTVGDIESLPFLEAIRQMRYDVGSQNAVYIHLTLLPYIGAAGEVKTKPTQHSVMKLREIGIQPDFLLCRTDREISRELKDKIAMFCNVDNGNVFTSPDVRSIYELPLELHRQGLDERLAEVLNIWSRAPHLEKWETIVRKIYEPARGEVTVAIVGKYVNLTESYKSLNESLLHGGIANDVRVRLRFVDSQDVEAQGPETTLAGVDAVLVPGGFGVRGTEGKIAAVRYAREKKLPFFGICLGLQMAVVEFSRTVLGLKGANSLEFDEHTAHPVVTLMESQVKVQDKGGTMRLGSYACALKPGSVAHKLYAQDAIQERHRHRYEVNNAYRGRLQEAGLVISGHNPELNLVEMIELSDHPYFVGCQFHPEFKSKPFAPHPLFSGFIGAALAQRDAAHGQPPATPVRA is encoded by the coding sequence ATGCGCTCCAAGAAAACCAAGTTCATCTTCGTGACGGGCGGCGTGGTCAGCTCGCTGGGGAAGGGACTGGCCTCCGCATCCATTGGCGCCCTCCTGGAGAACCGCGGGCTCGACATCACGCTCATCAAGTTGGATCCCTACATCAACGTGGATCCGGGCACGATGAGCCCCTTCCAGCACGGCGAGGTCTTCGTCACCGAGGATGGTGGCGAGACCGACATGGACCTGGGCCACTACGAGCGGTTCACCCACGCCCGGATGAGCCGCCTCAACAACTTCACCTCCGGCCGCATCTACAACGCGGTCATCACCAAGGAACGTCGCGGTGAGTACCTGGGCAAGACGGTCCAGGTGATTCCCCACATCACGGATGAGATCAAGGCCAGCATCCGCCAGGCCTCGCAGGACGTGGACGTCGTCATCGTGGAGGTCGGCGGCACGGTGGGCGACATCGAGTCCCTGCCCTTCCTCGAGGCCATCCGCCAGATGCGCTACGACGTGGGCAGCCAGAACGCGGTCTACATCCACCTGACGCTGCTGCCGTACATCGGCGCGGCGGGCGAGGTGAAGACCAAGCCCACCCAGCACTCGGTGATGAAGCTGCGGGAGATTGGCATCCAGCCGGACTTCCTCCTGTGCCGCACCGACCGGGAGATCTCCCGCGAGCTGAAGGACAAGATCGCGATGTTCTGCAACGTGGACAACGGCAACGTGTTCACGTCCCCCGACGTGCGCAGCATCTACGAGCTGCCCCTGGAGCTGCACCGCCAGGGCCTGGATGAGCGCCTGGCGGAGGTGCTCAACATCTGGAGCCGCGCGCCCCACCTGGAGAAGTGGGAGACCATCGTCCGGAAGATCTACGAGCCCGCGCGCGGGGAGGTCACCGTCGCCATCGTGGGCAAGTACGTGAACCTCACGGAGAGCTACAAGAGCCTCAACGAGTCCCTGCTCCACGGCGGCATCGCCAACGACGTGCGCGTGCGCCTGCGCTTCGTGGACAGCCAGGACGTGGAGGCGCAGGGCCCGGAGACGACGCTCGCGGGCGTGGACGCGGTCCTCGTCCCCGGCGGCTTCGGCGTGCGCGGCACCGAGGGGAAGATCGCCGCCGTGCGCTACGCGCGCGAGAAGAAGCTGCCGTTCTTCGGCATCTGCCTGGGCCTCCAGATGGCGGTGGTGGAGTTCAGCCGCACCGTGCTGGGCCTCAAGGGCGCCAACAGCCTGGAGTTCGACGAGCACACCGCGCACCCCGTGGTGACGCTGATGGAGAGCCAGGTGAAGGTGCAGGACAAGGGCGGCACCATGCGCCTGGGCAGCTACGCGTGCGCCCTCAAGCCGGGCAGCGTCGCGCACAAGCTCTACGCCCAGGACGCCATCCAGGAGCGCCACCGGCACCGCTACGAGGTGAACAACGCCTACCGCGGCCGGCTCCAGGAGGCGGGGCTCGTCATCTCCGGCCACAACCCGGAGCTGAATCTGGTGGAGATGATCGAACTGTCGGATCATCCGTACTTCGTCGGCTGCCAGTTCCACCCGGAGTTCAAGAGCAAGCCCTTCGCCCCCCACCCCCTCTTCTCCGGCTTCATCGGCGCGGCGCTCGCCCAGCGGGACGCCGCCCACGGCCAGCCCCCCGCCACCCCGGTGCGCGCATGA
- a CDS encoding ABC transporter ATP-binding protein, producing the protein MTSSVTAPTPSRRPSGVTARRLLSLARPERGTLLLATVFLLISSGASLVYPQGVRILIDEALNAKNRDLIDRSALIMLAVFVVQGIATALRYYYFSTAGERVVMRLRHDFFRRLMDQEVAFFDTHRTGELTSRLASDTTVLQNTVSVNISQGLRNAVQALGGLGLLFYTSPSLTFLMLAIVPLVAVGGVMYGRRVRGLSRDVQDALAKASEVAEESLSGMRTVRSFAAEPSEVARYGATVRHAFEVARNRARQSAAFLGGASSAGYVAAVVVFWYGGRLVVDGELTVGALTSFLIYTMLVALSLGSLADLWADFMRASGAAERVFELMDREPAIAPDQGERPATIEGRVDFQDVRFAYPTRPDVPVLQGIDLTLQAGEVVAVVGSSGAGKSTLAGLLSRFYDPQQGRLLLDGRPLASLDPSWLRRHVGMVAQEPLLFSCSIADNIRYGRPDATDAQVEAAAKAAHAHDFIQRFPEAYATTVGERGVQLSGGQKQRVAIARAVLKDPRILILDEATSALDAESEHLVKDALERLMQGRTTLIIAHRLSTVANAQRVLVLEAGRVVQSGTHATLMTQDGLYRRLVERQVVAA; encoded by the coding sequence GTGACTTCTTCCGTTACCGCTCCGACACCTTCCCGACGCCCCTCGGGCGTCACCGCCCGCCGTCTGCTGTCGCTGGCCCGCCCCGAACGGGGGACGCTGCTGCTCGCCACGGTCTTCCTGCTCATCAGCAGCGGCGCCAGCCTCGTGTATCCCCAGGGCGTCCGCATCCTCATCGACGAGGCCCTCAACGCGAAGAACCGCGACCTCATCGACCGGTCCGCGCTCATCATGCTGGCCGTCTTCGTGGTGCAGGGCATCGCCACCGCGCTGCGCTACTACTACTTCAGCACCGCGGGCGAACGCGTGGTCATGCGCCTGCGCCACGACTTCTTCCGGCGCCTCATGGACCAGGAGGTCGCCTTCTTCGACACGCACCGCACGGGGGAGCTCACCAGCCGGCTCGCCTCCGACACCACCGTGCTGCAGAACACCGTGAGCGTGAACATCTCCCAGGGGCTGCGCAACGCCGTGCAGGCGCTGGGCGGGCTGGGGCTGCTCTTCTACACCTCGCCCTCCCTGACGTTCCTGATGCTCGCCATCGTCCCCCTGGTGGCGGTGGGCGGCGTGATGTACGGCCGGCGCGTGCGGGGCCTGTCGCGCGACGTGCAGGACGCGCTCGCCAAGGCCAGCGAGGTCGCGGAGGAGAGCCTGTCCGGCATGCGCACCGTGCGCTCCTTCGCGGCGGAGCCGTCGGAGGTGGCCCGCTACGGCGCCACCGTGCGCCACGCCTTCGAGGTCGCCCGCAACCGCGCCCGTCAGTCCGCCGCGTTCCTCGGCGGCGCCAGCAGCGCGGGCTACGTCGCGGCGGTGGTGGTGTTCTGGTACGGCGGCCGGCTGGTGGTGGACGGCGAACTCACCGTGGGCGCCCTCACCTCGTTCCTCATCTACACGATGCTCGTCGCCCTCTCCCTGGGCTCCCTGGCGGACCTCTGGGCGGACTTCATGCGCGCCTCGGGCGCCGCCGAGCGCGTCTTCGAATTGATGGACCGCGAGCCCGCCATCGCGCCGGACCAGGGTGAGCGCCCCGCCACCATCGAGGGCCGGGTGGACTTCCAGGACGTGCGCTTCGCCTACCCCACGCGCCCGGACGTGCCGGTGCTCCAGGGCATCGACCTCACCCTCCAGGCCGGCGAGGTCGTCGCCGTGGTGGGCTCCTCCGGCGCCGGCAAGTCCACGCTCGCGGGCCTCCTGTCCCGCTTCTACGACCCGCAGCAGGGCCGGCTGCTCCTGGACGGCCGCCCGCTGGCCTCGCTGGACCCCAGCTGGCTGAGGCGCCACGTGGGCATGGTCGCCCAGGAGCCCCTGCTCTTCTCCTGCTCCATCGCGGACAACATCCGCTACGGACGCCCGGACGCCACCGACGCGCAGGTGGAGGCCGCCGCGAAGGCCGCGCACGCGCACGACTTCATCCAGCGCTTCCCGGAGGCCTACGCCACCACCGTGGGCGAGCGCGGCGTGCAGCTGTCCGGCGGCCAGAAGCAGCGCGTCGCCATCGCCCGGGCGGTGCTCAAGGATCCGCGCATCCTCATCCTGGACGAGGCCACCTCCGCCCTGGACGCGGAGAGCGAACACCTGGTGAAGGACGCCCTGGAGCGGCTGATGCAGGGCCGCACCACGCTCATCATCGCCCACCGCCTGTCCACCGTGGCCAACGCCCAGCGCGTGCTGGTGCTGGAGGCCGGCCGCGTGGTGCAGAGCGGCACGCACGCCACGCTGATGACGCAGGATGGCTTGTACCGCCGCCTCGTGGAGCGCCAGGTCGTCGCCGCCTGA
- a CDS encoding aldo/keto reductase, translating to METRVFGNTGVAVPVIGQGTWQMEDDDADGVLRALRAGLDLGLTHLDTAELYGQGRVEEALVAKAIAGRRDEVFLVSKVMPSNATRKGTVAACERSLRRLGTDRLDCYLLHWPGSHPLEDTVRAFEELVKAGKIRSWGVSNFAVDELEEALAIAGKGRIACNQVLYHLGERAIEHAVVPWCESQGVAVVAYSPFGNGHFPSPTSAGGKVLADIARAHGATPYQVALQFLVRRPSLFAIPKASDVAHVRDNAKAASLKLTPEELQRIDAAFPRGDEPAALPVI from the coding sequence ATGGAGACGCGCGTCTTTGGCAACACCGGGGTGGCGGTGCCGGTCATCGGACAGGGCACCTGGCAGATGGAGGACGACGACGCGGACGGGGTCCTCCGCGCCCTCCGCGCCGGGCTGGACCTGGGGCTCACGCACCTGGACACCGCCGAGCTGTACGGGCAGGGCCGGGTGGAGGAGGCGCTCGTGGCGAAGGCCATCGCGGGCCGGCGCGACGAGGTGTTCCTCGTCTCCAAGGTCATGCCGTCCAACGCGACGCGGAAGGGCACGGTGGCCGCCTGCGAGCGCAGCCTGCGGCGCCTGGGCACGGACAGGCTGGACTGCTACCTGCTGCACTGGCCCGGGTCGCACCCGCTGGAGGACACGGTGCGCGCGTTCGAGGAGCTGGTGAAGGCGGGGAAGATCCGCTCCTGGGGCGTGAGCAACTTCGCGGTGGACGAGCTGGAGGAGGCCCTGGCCATCGCGGGGAAGGGGCGCATCGCGTGCAACCAGGTGCTGTATCACCTGGGGGAGCGCGCCATCGAGCACGCCGTCGTGCCGTGGTGCGAGTCCCAGGGGGTGGCGGTGGTGGCCTACAGCCCCTTCGGCAACGGGCACTTCCCGTCGCCCACCAGCGCCGGAGGCAAGGTGCTGGCGGACATCGCGCGGGCGCACGGCGCGACGCCCTATCAGGTGGCGCTCCAGTTCCTCGTGCGCCGGCCGTCGCTCTTCGCCATTCCCAAGGCGAGCGACGTGGCCCACGTGCGCGACAACGCGAAGGCGGCCTCGCTGAAGCTCACCCCGGAGGAGCTCCAGCGCATCGACGCCGCCTTCCCCCGGGGCGACGAGCCGGCCGCGCTGCCGGTCATCTGA
- the kdsB gene encoding 3-deoxy-manno-octulosonate cytidylyltransferase yields the protein MPASRTVAVIPARHASTRFPGKPLTLIAGRPMVEHVWRRCQEARAFDEVWVATDDARIRDAVESFGGRAVMTSPACPTGTDRIAEVARARPDVDVWVNVQGDEPLVDPAALKVLADLFRDDAVRMGTLVRPLEPDELENPNVVKAVLALNGDALYFSRAPVPHVRDPGAPLHRWAHLGLYGYRRDTLLQLATLSPTPLEEAEKLEQLRALEHGLRIRCAPVSWRTVAVDVPEDVARVEALMRERG from the coding sequence ATGCCCGCCTCCCGGACCGTGGCCGTCATCCCCGCACGCCATGCCAGCACCCGCTTCCCTGGCAAACCGCTCACCCTCATCGCCGGTCGCCCCATGGTTGAACACGTCTGGCGCCGCTGTCAGGAAGCCCGCGCGTTCGACGAGGTGTGGGTGGCCACCGACGACGCGCGGATCCGCGACGCGGTGGAGTCCTTCGGCGGCCGCGCGGTGATGACCAGCCCCGCCTGCCCCACCGGCACGGACCGCATCGCGGAGGTGGCCCGCGCACGTCCGGACGTGGACGTCTGGGTGAACGTGCAGGGCGACGAGCCGCTGGTGGACCCCGCCGCGCTCAAGGTGCTGGCGGACCTCTTCCGGGACGACGCCGTGCGCATGGGCACGCTGGTGCGGCCCCTGGAGCCGGACGAATTGGAGAACCCGAACGTGGTGAAGGCCGTGCTCGCCCTCAACGGCGACGCGCTCTACTTCAGCCGCGCCCCGGTGCCGCACGTGCGCGACCCCGGCGCCCCCCTGCACCGCTGGGCCCACCTGGGCCTCTATGGCTACCGGCGGGACACGCTGCTCCAGCTCGCCACGCTCAGCCCCACCCCGCTGGAGGAGGCGGAGAAGCTGGAGCAGCTGCGCGCCCTGGAGCACGGCCTGCGCATCCGCTGCGCCCCCGTGTCCTGGCGCACCGTGGCGGTGGACGTGCCGGAGGACGTGGCCCGCGTGGAGGCCCTGATGCGCGAGCGCGGCTGA
- the wecB gene encoding non-hydrolyzing UDP-N-acetylglucosamine 2-epimerase: protein MKKVIHIVGARPNFMKVAPIHRAISARTSLQQLVMHTGQHYDAKMSDVFFADLGLSPPEIHLGIGSGSHAEQTARMMVEMERVFLKEKPDLVSVVGDVNSTIAAALVTSKLAIPLSHVEAGLRSFERHQPEEINRVVTDRLSDLLLTPSRDADANLLKEGIDPKHIHLVGNVMIDSLLSSKEKADQLPTLKQLGLTPKGYVVATLHRPSNVDNPKLLAGLLGVLMDVAKRLPVVFPVHPRTRKMIAEQGLGTRLEQTPGLKLVDPMGYLEFLSVTSQAMLVMTDSGGLQEETTALNVPCLTMREQTERPITVEVGSNEVVGTDPLRIREAAERALSGNVKKGRVPELWDGRTGERIADLYARVLGVETKRAFG from the coding sequence ATGAAGAAGGTCATCCATATCGTTGGCGCGCGTCCGAATTTCATGAAGGTGGCTCCCATCCACCGGGCCATCTCCGCGCGCACTTCCCTTCAGCAGCTCGTGATGCACACCGGGCAGCACTACGACGCGAAGATGAGCGACGTCTTCTTCGCGGACCTGGGGCTGTCTCCACCGGAGATCCACCTGGGCATCGGCTCCGGCAGCCACGCCGAGCAGACGGCGCGGATGATGGTGGAGATGGAGCGCGTCTTCCTCAAGGAGAAGCCGGACCTGGTCTCCGTGGTGGGCGACGTCAACAGCACCATCGCCGCGGCGCTCGTCACGTCCAAGCTGGCCATCCCGCTGTCCCACGTGGAGGCGGGCCTGCGCAGCTTCGAGCGGCACCAGCCGGAGGAGATCAACCGCGTCGTCACCGACCGGCTCTCCGACCTGCTGCTCACGCCGTCGCGCGACGCGGACGCGAACCTGCTCAAGGAGGGCATCGACCCGAAGCACATCCACCTGGTGGGCAACGTGATGATCGACTCGCTCCTGTCGTCCAAGGAGAAGGCCGACCAGCTGCCCACGCTGAAGCAGCTGGGGCTCACGCCGAAGGGCTACGTGGTGGCGACGCTGCACCGCCCGTCCAACGTGGACAACCCGAAGCTGCTGGCGGGCCTCCTGGGCGTGCTGATGGACGTCGCGAAGCGGCTGCCCGTCGTGTTCCCGGTGCACCCGCGCACGCGGAAGATGATCGCCGAGCAGGGCCTGGGGACGCGGCTGGAGCAGACGCCGGGGCTGAAGCTGGTGGACCCCATGGGCTACCTGGAGTTCCTGTCCGTGACGTCGCAGGCGATGCTGGTGATGACGGACTCGGGCGGCCTCCAGGAGGAGACCACGGCGCTCAACGTGCCGTGCCTCACGATGCGCGAGCAGACCGAGCGCCCCATCACCGTGGAGGTGGGCTCCAACGAGGTGGTGGGCACCGACCCCCTGCGCATCCGCGAGGCCGCCGAGCGGGCCCTCTCCGGCAACGTGAAGAAGGGCCGCGTGCCGGAGCTGTGGGACGGCCGCACCGGCGAGCGCATCGCGGACCTGTACGCGCGCGTGCTGGGCGTGGAGACGAAGCGCGCCTTCGGGTGA
- a CDS encoding RluA family pseudouridine synthase, producing MREDVDPTPSAIPDGYVDIPFVVEPNYAGWRLDRYLCEKIRRMDLERVRGIILRGVLCDEYRLKPSTPVYPGLAFRIRRPASQEPATPTALPVVFSDDWLLVLDKPAGLPIHPTARYHKGTLVTLLRERFGERFAEPAHRLDRETSGLVVCGRTTESCRVLGGLFLSRDVHKEYLALCEGHPPEDAFLVDAPIADGTDLIRIAVRIDPVAGKPSRTRFQVLQRFEHGGAPFALLRCFPQTGRQHQIRIHLREAGFPLVGDKMYGPDPGYFDRFSKHTLEPEAWARLRLPRHALHAERISFPHPGTGERVTFASPLPDDLKDFIAGKTPTPAPTSEESVDGEPEPSTTP from the coding sequence ATGCGTGAAGACGTGGACCCGACTCCCAGCGCCATCCCCGACGGCTACGTGGACATCCCGTTCGTCGTCGAGCCGAACTACGCCGGCTGGCGGCTGGACCGCTACCTCTGCGAGAAGATCCGCCGCATGGACCTGGAGCGCGTGCGGGGCATCATCCTGCGCGGCGTCCTGTGCGACGAGTACCGCCTCAAGCCCTCCACGCCCGTGTACCCGGGGCTGGCCTTCCGGATCCGCCGCCCCGCGAGCCAGGAGCCCGCGACGCCCACGGCGCTGCCCGTCGTCTTCTCCGATGACTGGCTGCTGGTGCTGGACAAGCCCGCGGGGCTGCCCATCCACCCCACCGCGCGCTACCACAAGGGCACGCTGGTGACGCTCCTGCGCGAGCGCTTCGGAGAGCGCTTCGCGGAGCCCGCGCACCGGCTGGACCGCGAGACGAGCGGGTTGGTGGTGTGTGGCCGCACCACCGAGTCCTGCCGCGTGCTGGGCGGGCTGTTCCTGTCGCGCGACGTGCACAAGGAGTACCTCGCGCTGTGTGAGGGGCACCCGCCCGAGGACGCCTTCCTCGTGGACGCGCCCATCGCGGATGGCACGGACCTCATCCGCATCGCGGTGCGCATCGACCCGGTGGCGGGCAAGCCCAGCCGCACGCGCTTCCAGGTGCTCCAGCGCTTCGAGCACGGCGGCGCGCCGTTCGCGCTGCTGCGCTGCTTTCCCCAGACGGGCCGGCAGCATCAGATTCGCATCCACCTGCGCGAGGCCGGCTTCCCGCTGGTGGGCGACAAGATGTACGGGCCGGACCCCGGCTACTTCGACCGCTTCAGCAAGCACACGCTGGAGCCGGAGGCGTGGGCGCGGCTGCGGCTGCCCCGGCACGCGCTCCACGCGGAGCGCATCTCGTTCCCGCACCCGGGCACCGGGGAGCGCGTCACCTTCGCCTCGCCGCTGCCCGACGACTTGAAGGACTTCATCGCCGGGAAGACCCCGACCCCCGCGCCCACCTCCGAGGAGTCGGTGGACGGAGAGCCGGAGCCTTCCACGACACCGTGA